From Mycteria americana isolate JAX WOST 10 ecotype Jacksonville Zoo and Gardens chromosome 4, USCA_MyAme_1.0, whole genome shotgun sequence, one genomic window encodes:
- the NWD2 gene encoding NACHT and WD repeat domain-containing protein 2 isoform X3, translating to MILDAAVEAKLETRILEEWYCRDENAVPPAYYLRPKSEMLKNYQNTMESSSNSVNENKWQDISEEIKKIFKTAVKLLYEKGKMKHSQAKRYLSSAIEDELDFALGKQTPAFLKKCVCYIRKIANIERFVKIPEMGKYMDVVHTAGKFLRDPEAHEKLIKLRDEFIPTIVASSNLRVYTSVTHCDMKLGYSQEVENHYIEGLGKQFYEDMIDIIQATVQQNFDTETDLLYDEVLQHSSLCKTYSTFYEYRCEALNIVHKYILPSKIGHINPLIIYGGPCTGKTLLLAEVAKKSYSWLQEEMGPDSDPVVVIRFLGSTETSTDLKNILQSICEQLAVNYRCLVQSYPKKIHDLRDLFINLLNESSFHRPLVIIFDALEQLTDSDDGRKLWWLPIHLPRSVRIILSTLPNKYGILQKLRCLIHEEDNYIELTARDRKMCSQVLKHQLLRVKRKVTSGQQIYVNEAFSKCTLPMFVNLTFREVRNWRSHKDVDESSLCVTVHESIEQLFWSLENKCGSRLLSRALGYITMSKSGLSEMELEDILALDNSVMYELSESVRESNPLRIPYIYIARLKEGLQGYLIERQVKNVTLLLWANRHLHLIAQKLYLHNEEDLHEMHTVMAEYFLGVWSGGRRKPFYSNDQYLNGCPDHDSRGLNEDEKHCMDQTAFDRQAPDQPWVFQCNPLEPDIFFINHRKMTELIHHLTRCGKTDDLLYGVIMNFSWLYTMIRIGQFDKALSDIELAYTYSQEKELKFLASTLRSIKFKVVKYPGSLSAELQQRLLPVVSSLPKLRHLLLECDKDGPKYCSIVPLHSSMDVTYSPERLPLSSSCMHVTEILPTFNPSTIIAALENGSISTWDVETRQLLRQITTAPSVILGMKLTSDEKYLVVATTKNTLLIYDNINSCLLSEVEIKGSKHCGIGGGSSFINGFTLSVNHALAWLEASKDVTVIDLLYGWPLYHFHCWYEVTCVQCSPDGVYAFCGQYLNTATIFHLGSGEKLATVTSEFSGGFVKFLLILDTAQEMVMVDNEGSLSVWNTEEIANPQLTDDFDCRREDSEVVSIELSEDQSAILICKALSIELLDTRVWKVAEKFRAKHNERFISAVLSKNGNCIIASMENTSAIFVWRRDTGQCMASLQEISGTIVRLIKSNHHNMLLSLSTSGVLSIWDIDIITAMSNIDKSGKPIQRLVLPARGELIYTLDGSDSVHKWNFSTGFIEAVFKHEGIVENCVLTSSGEIMVTSDDKCSQYVWHTVSGENIFRINGQKISELMITHNDQFVVSLCEQNASRVWRLATGHRVCNILVALQNAFITTANTFVVGMAKNKVLAVSLWTGSITKKFCCDDGASIVDIKLIPDCPDIIVFITSTETVNIWSLTEEVICRRVQLPTNFLKNLEDFEISPNGKLGIITRGDENINVLDLYSGKLRVVHAPGVIWRQRLSRDGRYLVYICFRSEEDDDNGAVSSLIVMRLADGKNIGACSLYKTPTFLALSQRHLNIIIGFDDGSIGTYTVVDRVDAALKIKIATSNSRQIFNNTTQVIRPKCHNYSFKVTADCIWRESTEVFARDSPITVTEPEVSEATPTKKHNYCYEKVCSAIDCRGHSFAADN from the exons ATGATCCTGGATGCTGCTGTAGAGGCCAAGCTAGAGACAAGGATTTTAGAAGAGTGGTATTGCAGGGATGAGAATGCAGTGCCACCAGCATATTACCTCAGACCaaaatctgaaatgctgaagAACTACCAGAATACG atggaatCTTCTTCAAACTCTGTGAATGAGAACAAATGGCAAGATATATCAGAAGAGATTAAGAAGATTTTTAAGACTGCTGTGAAATTGCtgtatgagaaaggaaaaatgaaacacagCCAAGCAAAGAGATATCTTTCCTCTG CTATTGAAGATGAACTTGATTTTGCCTTGGGTAAACAAACACCAGCTTTCCTAAAGAAGTGTGTTTGCTACATTCGGAAAATTGCCAACATTGAGCGTTTCGTTAAAATTCCAGAGATGGGAAAGTACATGGATGTGGTACATACAGCTGGGAAGTTTCTACGAGATCCCGAAGCCCATGAGAAACTGATCAAGCTCAGGGATGAATTCATTCCTACCATCGTCGCATCATCCAATCTGAGAGTGTACACGTCCGTCACTCACTGTGACATGAAACTGGGCTACTCCCAAGAAGTGGAGAACCATTACATCGAAGGACTTGGTAAACAGTTCTATGAAGACATGATTGATATAATCCAAGCAACAGTGCAGCAGAATTTTGACACCGAGACAGACTTGCTGTACGATGAAGTTCTTCAACACTCATCGCTATGTAAAACGTACTCCACTTTTTATGAATATAGATGTGAGGCATTAAACATAGTTCACAAGTACATTCTACCTAGCAAAATAGGACACATTAACCCTCTTATCATATACGGAGGACCATGCACAGGGAAGACTCTTTTATTAGCCGAAGTGGCGAAGAAg TCTTATTCCTGGTTGCAAGAAGAGATGGGACCAGATTCTGACCCTGTGGTAGTTATAAGATTTTTGGGATCCACCGAAACAAGTACAGATCTGAAGAATATACTTCAAAGCATTTGTGAACAATTAGCAGTCAACTATCGTTGCCTCGTACAAAGTTACCCAAAAAAGATTCATGACCTTCGGGACTTGTTCATCAATCTCTTGAATGAGTCTTCATTCCACAGGCCGCTGGTGATAATATTCGATGCCCTAGAACAGCTAACAGATAGTGATGATGGTAGGAAGCTCTGGTGGCTTCCCATTCACCTTCCCCGTTCAGTACGGATAATTTTGTCAACACTGCCAAATAAGTATGGGATCCTGCAAAAACTGAGGTGCCTTATTCATGAAGAAGACAACTACATTGAATTGACTGCAAGGGACAGAAAGATGTGTAGCCAAGTACTGAAACATCAGCTGCTGAGAGTTAAAAGGAAAGTAACATCAGGGCAACAAATCTATGTCAATGAAGCATTCTCCAAGTGCACACTGCCTATGTTTGTGAACTTAACCTTCAGAGAGGTCAGGAATTGGAGATCTCACAAAGATGTGGATGAGTCCTCCCTCTGTGTCACTGTCCATGAAAGCATAGAGCAGTTGTTTTGGtcactggaaaacaaatgtgGTTCAAGACTACTGTCAAGAGCACTTGGCTACATCACTATGTCCAAATCTGGCCTGAGTGAAATGGAACTGGAAGATATTTTAGCCCTTGACAACAGTGTTATGTATGAACTGAGTGAGAGTGTCAGAGAAAGCAACCCACTGAGAATTCCATATATATACATTGCAAGGCTTAAGGAGGGCTTACAGGGGTACTTGATAGAGCGACAGGTGAAAAATGTAACGCTGCTTCTTTGGGCAAATAGGCACTTGCACCTAATTGCCCAGAAGTTGTACCTGCACAATGAAGAAGATCTACATGAAATGCACACAGTCATGGCAGAGTATTTCCTTGGTGTTTGGTCAGGTGGACGAAGAAAACCTTTTTACAGCAATGACCAATATCTGAATGGTTGTCCTGACCATGACAGTAGAGGCCTGAACGAGGATGAAAAGCACTGCATGGATCAGACTGCTTTTGACAGGCAGGCACCTGATCAGCCATGGGTCTTTCAGTGTAATCCATTAGAGCCTGATATCTTTTTTATCAatcacagaaaaatgacagagCTTATTCATCACTTGACAAGATGTGGAAAAACAGATGATCTTCTGTACGGAGTCATTATGAACTTCAGCTGGCTGTACACCATGATTAGAATAGGGCAGTTTGATAAAGCGCTTTCTGACATAGAACTGGCTTACACCTACTCAcaagaaaaggagctgaaatttCTGGCCAGTACCCTCCGCAGTATAAAGTTCAAAGTAGTAAAATACCCAGGTTCGCTCTCCGCTGAATTGCAGCAGAGGCTTCTCCCAGTAGTAAGTTCATTGCCCAAACTCAGACATCTCCTCTTAGAATGTGACAAGGACGGACCCAAGTACTGCTCTATCGTCCCTTTGCATTCCTCCATGGATGTGACTTACAGCCCCGAGCGCCTGCCGCTGTCATCCAGCTGCATGCACGTCACTGAGATTTTGCCTACTTTTAATCCCAGCACAATTATTGCTGCTTTAGAAAATGGCTCCATCAGCACTTGGGATGTAGAGACCCGCCAGTTACTAAGGCAGATTACAACAGCTCCATCTGTTATCCTAGGGATGAAGCTTACTAGTGATGAAAAGTATCTTGTAGTAGCTACCACAAAAAACACTCTTTTGATATACGATAACATAAATTCCTGTCTTCTGTCTGAAGTGGAAATTAAGGGGTCAAAGCATTGTGGAATTGGGGGGGGCTCCAGTTTTATAAATGGATTTACATTATCAGTCAACCATGCGCTTGCTTGGCTGGAGGCCAGCAAAGACGTTACTGTAATAGATCTGCTTTACGGTTGGCCTCTCTATCACTTCCACTGCTGGTACGAAGTTACCTGCGTGCAGTGTTCTCCAGACGGAGTTTATGCATTCTGCGGACAGTATTTGAACACCGCGACTATTTTTCACTTGGGCAGCGGAGAGAAGCTGGCCACCGTGACCTCTGAATTTTCTGGTGGATTTGTGAAATTCCTTCTCATTCTGGACACAGCCCAAGAAATGGTGATGGTGGACAACGAGGGTAGCCTCTCTGTTTGGAATACGGAGGAAATCGCGAATCCCCAGCTTACGGATGACTTTGACTGCAGGAGAGAAGACAGTGAAGTTGTCAGCATAGAGCTTTCTGAAGACCAAAGTGCAATTTTAATTTGTAAGGCTCTCAGCATTGAACTTCTTGACACTCGTGTGTGGAAGGTGGCTGAAAAGTTTAGAGCTAAACACAATGAGCGCTTTATATCTGCCGTGTTGTCCAAAAATGGCAACTGTATAATTGCTTCAATGGAAAATACCTCAGCCATTTTTGTTTGGAGAAGAGATACGGGACAGTGTATGGCAAGCTTACAGGAAATCTCAGGAACTATAGTCAGGCTAATTAAATCCAATCATCATAACATGCTGCTATCCTTATCCACCAGTGGTGTCCTTTCTATTTGGGATATAGACATCATAACTGCTATGTCCAATATTGACAAATCCGGCAAGCCTATCCAAAGACTGGTGTTGCCAGCCAGAGGTGAATTAATATACACACTGGATGGATCAGATTCTGTCCATAAGTGGAACTTCAGCACTGGATTTATTGAAGCCGTGTTCAAGCATGAAGGTATTGTTGAAAACTGTGTGCTGACCTCTTCTGGAGAGATAATGGTTACATCAGATGATAAATGCAGCCAGTACGTATGGCACACTGTTAGCGGCGAAAATATTTTTCGCATTAATGGACAAAAAATCTCAGAGCTAATGATTACCCATAATGATCAATTTGTAGTCTCTCTGTGCGAGCAAAACGCATCCAGAGTTTGGCGACTGGCTACAGGACATAGGGTTTGCAATATTTTAGTTGCCTTACAGAATGCATTTATAACAACTGCAAATACATTCGTAGTCGGAATGGCAAAGAATAAAGTGTTGGCAGTGAGTCTCTGGACAGGCAGTATAACCAAGAAGTTTTGCTGTGATGATGGTGCAAGCATTGTGGATATTAAGCTGATACCAGACTGCCCAGATATTATAGTATTTATAACATCTACTGAAACTGTGAATATCTGGAGCCTAACAGAGGAAGTCATCTGCAGACGCGTACAATTGCCTACCAATTTCTTAAAAAATCTGGAAGACTTTGAAATATCCCCAAATGGGAAACTAGGAATTATAACCCGTGGTGATGAGAACATCAATGTGCTTGATTTATACAGTGGAAAACTTCGTGTGGTTCATGCTCCAGGTGTCATCTGGCGGCAGAGGCTGTCTCGGGATGGCCGCTATCTTGTGTACATCTGTTTTCGCAGTGAAGAAGATGATGACAATGGTGCAGTCTCTAGTTTAATAGTAATGAGGCTAGCGGATGGTAAAAACATCGGTGCCTGTTCTCTTTATAAAACTCCCACTTTTCTTGCACTCTCACAGagacatttaaatattattattggATTTGATGACGGAAGTATAGGTACTTACACTGTAGTGGATCGAGTTGACGCTGCACTGAAGATCAAAATTGCTACTTCAAACAGCCGTCAGATTTTCAACAACACAACCCAAGTGATTAGGCCAAAATGTCACAATTATAGTTTCAAAGTGACTGCAGACTGCATTTGGAGGGAATCAACGGAAGTATTTGCAAGGGATAGCCCTATTACAGTTACAGAACCTGAGGTGAGTGAAGcaacaccaaccaaaaaacacaacTATTGCTATGAGAAAGTGTGCTCAGCCATAGATTGCAGAGGACACAGCTTTGCTGCTGACAACTGA